A segment of the Spodoptera frugiperda isolate SF20-4 chromosome 29, AGI-APGP_CSIRO_Sfru_2.0, whole genome shotgun sequence genome:
GACGATGTAACATATTGTCTAGAGTAGAGCGATGCTCGTAACCTATCGCGCGAGGTTGTGGCGCGGCGCTCGGTACGTGCCGAGCCAAGGGCCGCACGCTACGGAGCGCCGCGGGACTGTGCTCTCTGCCCGCCCACCATGTGTCTGATTGGGTGTTGTTGCAATGCTGGCCCGTTTGTCACTTCGATATCGATTTTCTGTACGATCCGATCGCAATATTGGCATTAATGGCTGCCGAAGAAAGGGTTTCCAtttcaaaattaacatttttataagtagTCGAGTACAGTTATCGATTGTCGATATTTTTGGGTAAGTTGGCATGGCTTATGGAATGGACGCGCTTGTCTGCATTGTACTTCTTCTTTGACCCCACCTGCTTATTATGAAATGATTACCACACAAAACAATTGATTGAAGTCGTAAGTTCGTTTGATGATTTCTTGTGATTAAACAATTGccgaaattttattaaaataatttacaaagacgtggttttcatttttattttcagcaaAAATTCTGCATGCGCAACTTTCACGCTTTTGTAAACCTCAGCTTGTTAGAGTGTAGTAGTACTAACATACAACCTTTACTAATATGTGTCTCTGTCTTTCCTCCTAACGATTGATGTGTTCTAACTCTTGGTAACTTAGTGTGTTCTCGTTTGGTTGGTAAGTGTTGTGACccataaatgttttattgctttATGCCCCAAAAACTGCATTGATATATGTACAATTGATATATCCAAGCAATACGATGCTTGTGAATGCAACGTAACTATAAAGTCTATTGGACCATGCTGCAACTCTTGTGGCTGCCAATTAATCTGTGAGCCCTCCTTGTAAATCAATGTTACCTGGTTGTATCCTCAGCTAAAGCTTGACACGAATCTATAAGCTTGTCATGCAGATGGTACCTACAATGAAATGCTTAAAAGTGATAGTGAACATCAACTTTTGGGTTCTAAACCCATATTAAAGAgatcaaaaagtattttttctatgACTACATCTATCACTTTAAAAGCTTCATTCCCACCATCTTAATGACAAGCGCTCTCCAACAAGATGTTGTAACTGGTGTATCGTGTAGGTACATGAAGCAGACGCGTGCCTGGTGCTGGCCAACAAGTACTGCCAGGACCCCGACGCAGAGGACGCCGCCAACATCATGAGAGTCATCTCTATCAAGAACTACTCCGACGACATCAGGGTCATCATACAGCTGATGCAATATCATAATAAGGTTCGTACTTCATACATCTATgaatatatgtacctacctatatttgtaaaatgtaagtTTCTACATAAATGTGCCAACATTTTGCAGGCCTACCTCCTAAACATTCCATCATGGGACTGGAAGCAAGGCGACGACGTCATCTGCTTGGCGGAGCTGAAACTCGGCTTCATCGCGCAGAGCTGCCTCGCGCCCGGCTTCTCCACCATGATGGCCAACCTGTTCGCCATGCGCAGCTTCAAGACGGTCAGCCTCCTCCTTTACTACGCACTCACTATATACTACCCTCGAGTACTGTCAGAGACCGACCTCTCACCCTCGGCCGGATAGCGCTCGTGTCGCTCTCTGAACGTACTCAGGTTCTAACGATACTATGCGGCATTTCCACAGTCACAAGAAATGGCTATATGGACTAATGACTACATGCGAGGTACCGGCATGGAGATGTACACCGAGACACTTAGTTCCACGTTTATCGGGATGCCGTTCAAACAGGCCGCAGAGTAAGTGGCTGCGAACGAGATGCTTTCAATAACGTGACACGAGACCACGTCACACACACCTTTTATACATTACCAGTGTTTGAGCAACCCATCGTGATGACAGGACAATCAATACTAACCAACTACGAGACGCATAGCTTATCATTTCAGTGTTTTTGTTTGCGAGCTTATCGTCTgtgatttttgaataaatatcagtgtttttttttcgatttcaTTACCATAGGTACTGCACTGAATAACGTTTTAGCCGATAAcatgtatagaaaataatatagggTCATGATAATACTAATTGTGAATAGATTTATAATATAGCCGACGACAGCGAGCAGCGAGTGGCAGAGCCGAGCGGACGCGATAGCCTGTCGAGGTGGCTACGACTAACATAGCACGAGCTTTAGCGAATCCTATTGGTTGATTGCAGTCCCCCGACACACAAGCTTGGCAGAACGATTACCTGCAGGGTACGGGCTGCGAGATGTACACGGAGACACTGTCGACCTCCTTCACGGGAATGAGCTTCCCGCAAGCGAGCGAGTAAGACTCCCCTCGATCCTTGGGCCGCCTGCACCGCACCGTAGACACAGTGTGCCGACTTGCTAACCCTAGCTATACCTGAGTGTGCACATATCCGATAACCTAGTCACCGGTAGCCTGGATATCTTAGTACTAAACTTATTCTCTAACTTTTCAGAATAGATTGTGCATGTTGAATGGGTAATTTATTAGACGATAGTGGTATGTATTCTATTCTAGGCTATAGTACGAGCCGTGCGGTTTACACCGACAAGTTTTCTAATTATTCCATTTTATCAACTGATTTAAACTTTTCTATTACACCCCGACATTTTATCACCTTGATTGGTTCATTTTGATGAACCTGACgatatcaaataaatacttcagtgcagtaaaagaaaattgtgaaaattcTGCCATTGGTATATATCATTGTCATGACGCACTTCTTGGGCTTAATTGCACATTTCTCTATTAACTCTATGGAAACTATCATCAACTTCTATTTCAATGGTATTTGGGTACTTCATGGTTTCTGGTCTTCTATTtatactgctttttatattatatacaggaggaatatatgtgtatgtacGTATATCTAATAGAAAtatgatatatttataatatgtacattgtaaGTATATGTAGAACTAGAATATGCATGATTTCCtcttaaatgtatgtatataaatatattatttatgtaaattctaTTGTAAGCTTTAGTACATAAAAGAgctttttgtttagaaaaaatcCAATCTAGTTGTCGTCTGTAGCATgtgattgtatttaaatataataattcgtAGTCACAATTTGTAAGTAATTAAGTTTCAAGTAAAGTATCTAAGTTtcaagtacctaaataattatttaatagtctTGTATATTTGTGCGTCAGTATCTCTGCTGGCGTATGAAATTATAAGAATAATGTTGCAGTTTTATATTCCTAGTCATTGGAAGCAAGTTATCAAAAACCTGAACAGTAATAAAATTGAGACAGATGTCTTGTTATATCTATATTCCTACAAGCTTTAGAGAGTATCTTAGCTAATGCGACCAAGTGAATAGAAACTCGTAATGTATAAACTATAATGATGGAACGTGTCGGTACATCATGTGACTCTCCTCCAGATTATGCTTCACGAAGCTGAAGCTGCTGCTGCTCGCCATCGAGATCAAGGGCGAGGAGGGCGCCGACAGCAAGATCTCCATCAACCCGCGCAGCGCCAAGATCCACGCCAACACGCAAGGCTTCTTTATAGCGCAGTCCGCTGACGAGGTCAAAAGGTTAGAGCTCCCTGCCTCTCCATTCTCTTCTAAAACTAATACTCCTAGCTGCTGGTAGACTCGTACTTTACGCCTGAACAGTGCAAGGAACTTAGCGACTCTTCAATGTTCGTAGTCTTTCAAATACAAGAGATTCCTTCGTTCTGATAGCTTCCTGCTGTCGTTGACTCTCTTCTAATGACTGTTTGTCGGCCGAAGTCGTAGCGTCTCTCTCCTTAGTACTTACTACAACTATTATCATTCCAGAGCTTGGTATTATTGCAAGGCCTGCCACGAGGACATCAAAGACGAAACGCTCATCAAGAAGTGCAAATGCAAAAACTGTAAGATCACTGTATTGCTATCATTACTAATACATTGCATTCTTTAGCGAGACAATCTGTACAGAATAATTGAACATACAATACTTTAAGCTAACTTTCTCAACTTGGACTATTCTGTGACATTCTTTCTGGAAATATAAATGTTGTAACGAAGTGTGTCCCGTAATATGTGTGTCACTACACAAGTGTACTACACGTAGGCAGTAGGCAGGCCCGGCCCGTTGGCCGGCTCGCACACAGACTCGCTCGACTCACTCTCTGTTTTCTTTCTACGTGTGAGACATTAATGAATATTGTTCGGCTAAACTTTTAGTGACCGCGCACCAGCGGAAGGTTGGAGCCGACATAGGTAACTTGCACCACACCTAACCTCACAACTTGACGTTTtccgatatttatttttcgtgtcTATAATTTTGTTGAGTTGCTTTAGTGGTGTTGCGTCCGTACCTCACTGACTGGATCGGCTGCAAGGCATTATCTTGACCCGTGCTCGTTCACACCCTATACTTAGCGATCATTGTGTATGTCCGCTCGCTCGTGAATGGATTCCGCCACAAGATGAAGCACTCCGACACTTCACCATTTTTCTGCCTTTTGAGATTCGCTCTGTTTCTGTATCGATTGAGAGGATTTAGTGCATCATACAATACCGCTTAATATTCACACCCAATCAGGACTTGTACATAGTACTAATGTATTAATCACACAGCAATCacatgtcaaaattatttaaagagtgCTGCGTGCAGCACGCAATGCGCTGCGACTCTGCGGGAGTTGAACACGATTGCTATGATGCACTTCTGAGCCCAGCACAGACAGTACTATGCATGTAAACATTCAATAATACGTAGAACTAAATACCGCAAACTGCAAGTGCACCGTCATGTCCCCGACACTTAGATGTATACTACTGTACGTACTCGTAAATACGAATCCACGAAAGCATGTCTCAGAACGAAAGGAGTGAAGATCTCAAACTGCTGTTAAGATTGCCCATCGAGAGTGAGCTTGGAGGACAAAGACTTTGAGGACAGTTCCGGCTTGTCTGTGCTAACGACAGTGACTAACACAGGGAGGGAACTGAATGCGGTCGCGATCCATCATATTCATCCACGCTTTGACAGAATCAAATTCAACCGCTCTCAACACCGATCGACATGACACATAGCCTCACTGCACTGAATTTGATTCTACCAAACTcattaacacaaataaaaccataaatgCTAGGAGCGTACATTCGTATTGTCAGTGTTTGGATTTTTACAGATGTTGGAATGATGATGATGCAGACTGGGATGGTGAAACAAAGTCTTAATACGTACCGTGCTTGTCTCGACGGTACGGAAACGAAATGACAGATATACCGTATTACCGTACCTTACACACGTATAGTTTGTTTGCATCAACTAACCATTGCTATGGTCGAATTGATACTGGGCTACAATATACCAATGCTAATACACGATAAAACGACACACGCAACTAGTATAGCGCAGCTAGGCTACGACACTATATTAACTACAGCTCGCTTACTACGCGACATAACCTAGGTAGCGACTCTCCGCTCTCAGTTGGACACTGCCACGACTGTCACCATGTAGGAGCTGGCCGCTGTTACTGCCGGCCGGGCGGCGCCGCGCGCCAGTCCGGCCGGTACTAATGGGGCCGTACTGTGCGTCTCCATCAACTATATTCCCTACTGAGAGAACTCTAGCTTTGCATCTCTGTCTGCATAAGAACTGTTATTATTTGCGTATCTTCTGTTCCACctattacaattaaaacagGTTAAATTGGATTGTGTAACAAGTGAGTTTAAACGTATTGTTTCTCGGTTCAGTGGCTACGTTCAGGAAGGGCGTACGAGCCGTCCAGATGGTTGGCAGGGCAAGTACGTAACCTTAATGTGTATAAGATTCAGTGTACATGTCAATGTGATGTTTGTACGCGACATGTGGGGGGGTGACTCCTGGCCACCGATCGCTAATAGCAAACGTGTCCTGTTTTATCATTGTCTTGTCTTATACGTTTCTATATGTGCATTATACAGCAGTTAGATGTTTGCCTCTCTATTAGACGATATTTAAAACATCGAGAGACATTATGTGatgtcgtttatttattttggtgttgttgttattatattattatatctcaaaatatttttctaggaGTATTTTGATCCCTGATTTTCTGCATCGACATAGTCCCTCAGATATTGATGTTGTGAAGTAATAGATTTTACAAGaaattcatttataattttattctgctTTCGAGTTGAAAAGATGAGTTAATGAGCCCCTGCATAGGGAACGTTTAGATGCTCCCGCCTCGATAGAACCGCGCGGACCTAGCAGTCGTTAGCTGCTGCGTCCCAATCTGCCGAACAATTTGGTATACTCGCCTTATTCTTATCATATCCCTGTAATATTTACAATCTCTAATTTCATTTGAGCCTTCAGTTCTTAGTACGCCAGTTCCATTCTAATCACACCATGTTTTCATACTCGCATACCCTTTGCATTAGCCATGGTAATCCCTAGGGTTCTAAATCCATTTAATTCAAGATGTGAGACATAATATTCTAGCACGTAGAGCTTGTCTACTAGTTAGAGATTTCGTTTTGTGTGTCGTTTGTATCCGTAGCTTTGTGTTTGTTGCATGCGTGGTGGTAGGTATTGTTGTAACCCGTAGCTTTAATCAGTAGCCGTGactaatattttcttgtttactaAGTAATTTGACTGTGTATCGGTTTCATCTTCAGCTTACTTTGGCGCTTCTCTCTGGACGGCCACGTCTGTTAACTTCGTGCTACTATATCTAACACtagaaacaaaacacattttgtattaattttttgtgCAATTCAATATCAAATCCGCTAATTGCTTTCAAATATTTGGAAAGATGAAACCGATGATTGTATTCTGAAGTGATCTGAGTCTATTTGGACAGACCGGGCTCACGCTGTACTATATCGCGATGTGCTGTAGGAACTGTATTTACTGAGTGGAGTGGAATGCGAACTTGTGCTGATGTTTTGCAGATGATCACCATCCTCCCCCCACCTTCACGCCGCCAGAGTTGCCCAAGAAGGTCCATGTTCGAGGTACATCTCAGGCTCCGAGccgagtgtttttttttttgttttcttttaatcatCGGCCCACTGATCCATTTGACCGGCAATATGCTTCGTCCCCGGTTACCGGAAGGAACCGTGCACCTAGTTGCTTTGTCACGCATTACTTCATAGCGCGCACTGACAGTGGCGGCCGGCAGCCCCGGCAGCAGTAGTTACACGTCCCGCCGCCGCTCCGCGGAGCGACACTTCTAAACTAACAGCCTCACACTCAATTTCACAAAAAGTCCCGAATAACTAAATTGTAATGAACACGAATcaaaatcattttgtttttattttacttttgcaTTCACTATTTCAATGAGTAATGAGTGAACAACGATTGAATTGTTTCATCGATCTATGCTTCTTGGTAAACTCTAAAGCGGATGTATTATCATTTGTGGTTTGTACCCCTCTGCCGCGCATTGCAAATATTCATGGCATTGCATTTATTTGTCTGAATGATTAAATACCTACCATCTTTATTAAAAGAGTTGCCAATTCGTGGATGATATTATTTTCTACTAGTGTTACCATTTAATCATACAAAATATCTACCTATACCCAAATCAAACAAATCTTGTCCAAAATTGGCAACGCTAAAGTGAATGCTATGTGGGTACATTTATGCTTTTGTTGTAGAATATcgatttcaaattaataattttataataattataagtgtaCCTCAGTAACTTACAATTTTTAACaatcttaaatatttaattcagaGGCTGTTATGACACTGGTCAAGTCTCTTaaagttagaataaaattaaataaaattaaaaaaaaatctacgtgCATTCAATAACTTGTAAAATTAGTGGAATGTTTGAAAAATGAAGTAAAGTAAAAGtaagaaaagtaaaatgttaaaGTAAACTCACGAGCTTTGCTACCCACACTTATCCATTGTGTAATATTTCCGGATAAATCTTAGTTATTGCCTTTCAGGTGAAATTGCGAGAGAAAGAGGGGAGGATACTAGTTGTAAGTATTCGAATTAGAATATCACTGAAATAAACATTGGGTGCTAGGACCCGGTCCATCCTTGCTTGGGTAATAAGAggattttaaaaacaacaatgtGTCTCAATTATAATACCTAAGTCTATCTAAGCTAAAAAACATATACGTCCACAAAAGTAATGAGCTGGTGTTTTaaaacctgtacccttagtacgagattgCTTTACGTTAACGAGAAcgagttcggcgctctgattggttggttcattcaagccggccaatcacaagGCCCCTAATcgcaacaaacattttaataagaGCAACGTCCTAAACCAAAAAGGAACTTTGTAAAAGACGCATAAAAATTCTTGGTTCAGTAATAAATCGCAACCATCGGAGCGTGGCGCCGACAACGCTGCTGTCTCCGAGCGCCAACCAGCTGGTGAACACCACCACCACGAGACAGGTCAACAAGGTGAAGCCCAACGTCAACAGGGCACCGCCGGACACGTGAGTCACACACACATTACATCCCCACTCGTTTTCACTAAGTTATCAATGTCCTCGAGTGAGGATACGTGATGATACTACATTTACAAACGTGATAAAATCCTTGCTCCCCTTAAcacttaatatttttctatttttcgtCTAAATTAGAGGTTTCCCTTCAGTCACGTATCAACACTCTTCCTGAAACAACGCTATAATTGTTGCTTTCTCTGGAGCCAAGCAACACAACCCGTGTACTAATTATTTCAAGTCCTATCTTATGGTCAAAAACGGCTTCAGAAACTTAGAAACTAGCCCGTTCCAACAAAGtccaatttataatattaatattaaaatatgaatataaatctTAGCCATTAAAGTCTCTTCTTCTATCCCTAATTTCTCTATCTGTCGCGGCTTCTTAttcaagtattttaattatttttattttagcacaGTGTGCACAAGCACTAAACTGATATTTACCTGACCGCATTTATTtcctttaaaacaaaagaacggAGACGACTCTTTGACCCTGTGTTACAGGAATCCCCAGGATCAAGATACCAATTACCAGGCCTATCACCTTGCCTACGAAGTGAAAAAACTCatgtaattgaaaattattcagCTAGATCATTTTATTATCAGTAGTTTTGATATTTGCAAAGTACTTGAATTCTTTTACACGAGTTAAGTCAGCAATGTGTGAATGTTGCCTACATTGCGTCCGCACTGCACGGTCCCCGGACTCGCCAGTGCTGACATCTGCGCAGACTTTCCTCGAAGTTCGTAGCGAGTAGTGCTTGCCTCACTAGTCAGATATTTTAGTTCGAATACGTAAAccagattattttattgttaccgtATACTGCACTTGAATTGAGCACGACACATCTACAGCATGTTTATGTCACTTTATGtttatacacaatatttatgtcTGCGATGCATATTCTTGTACATTTGTAGTGTATTTAGATATTGTCATTGTCCGCAGTGCCTACAACACCTACAGTAGTTTCAAATTGTTCCACTTGTAATATACATAAGTTAACTTCAGCTATTGATTCTAGTAACAATCCGATACCAAGTCTAATTCAGTCAATAATTGTGCTGCCCAAAATCCCCCCATTGTAGTGAATTAGATATGATCTTCCGTAGAAGCTATTCTTATTTCTCAACTCTTTATACATACAACCCATACCTACCCAGTAACAGAAATTTAATTTGTTCCCCTAAACCTCTCAAATTCTtctattagattaaaattggaaagcataaaaattaaaactctaaATGATTTACATAAATACGTAACTTGGACGCAAACTGCATGTACTTTATGAATGCGGTTTCTAATTGTGATATTTGCACAGGCCTACGAGTAGAAGCAGTGGTGGTAACCAAAACAGCAATGGCGTCAGCCTGCCCGCGGGCCTGGCTGATGACCAGTCGAAAGATTTCGACTTCGAAAAGACTGAAATGAAGTACGACTCCACTGGAATGTTCCATTGGAGCCCTGCGAGGAATTTGGAAGATTGTATTttagtaagtacctaatgtACTCTAAATGTTTAAACCTGATTCGATGCGTCAGAAACAACATCAGAAAGAGAACTAAAtagtttacaatttttataaatctcAAAATATCTTTTACAGGACCGAAATCAGGCGGCCATGACAGTTCTGAACGGGCACGTGGTAGTGTGTTTGTTCGCGGACCCAGACTCGCCGCTCATCGGGCTACGGAACCTGGTGATGCCGCTGCGAGCCTCCAACTTCCACTACCACGAGCTCAAGCACGTCGTCATCGTGGGAAGCGTCGACTACATTAGGAGAGAGTGGAAGATGTTGCAGAATCTACCGAAGATTTCTGTTTTGAATGTAAGAAATTACTTCATATATGTATTTCATAATGAAGTTTCTTTGCGAATATGTCTGTAATGATATGTCCTGTTCCTCAGGGTTCACCGCTAAGCCGGGCTGACTTGCGTGCAGTGAATGTGAACTTGTGCGACATGTGCTGCATCCTGTCGGCGAAGGTGCCATCGAACGATGACCCGACGCTGGCCGACAAGGAAGCTATCTTGGCTTCGCTGAACATCAAGGCGATGACGTTCGACGACACGATAGGAGTGCTGAGCGCCGGCGTCACCAACGGCAGCAGCGCGGCGCCGCCCCCGCCTGgtgcgccgcccgcgcccgtcTTACTACAGCGCCGGGGGTCCGTCTATGGTGCCAATGTGCCTATGATTACTGGTTAGTGTCGTATTTCATTTTATCTCACTTCTGCAAtgacattacataataatatcttcttcaACACCTTTGGACTTCCAACTTTATAATTTCCCCGTACTCTCGGCAGAGTTGGTGAACGACAGTAACGTGCAGTTCCTGGACCAGGACGACGACGACGACCCGGACACGGAGCTGTACCTGACGCAGCCCTTCGCGTGCGGTACAGCCTTCGCCGTCAGCGTACTCGACTCACTTATGTCCACCGTACGTTGACACTACATATTCTGTTCTTTCAATCATTCTGATGACCTCTGGTCTTTTAATGaacacaataataaatgtttgttttctcGATAATACGAAAATTGTATTAACAGGATTTTTCAACAGTAAACTTTTTTTCATTCTTATTTTGCGCTGCAAAA
Coding sequences within it:
- the LOC118281563 gene encoding calcium-activated potassium channel slowpoke isoform X33 yields the protein MASSEEEATTASTDTYPEDDDCLSVRKWWCFLLSSIFTFLAGLLVVLLWRACAFVCCHKEPELAPNDPKQKEQKAARQGKQEFEGTFMTEAKDWAGELISGQTTTGRILVVLVFILSIASLIIYFIDASSEEVERCQKWSDNITQQIDLAFNIFFMVYFFIRFIAASDKLWFMLEMYSFVDYFTIPPSFVSIYLDRTWIGLRFLRALRLMTVPDILQYLNILKTSSSIRLAQLVSIFISVWLTAAGIIHLLENSGDPLEFENAQKLSYWTCVYFLIVTMSTVGYGDVFCHTVLGRTFLVFFLLVGLAMFASSIPEIIELVGSRSKYSGELKREHGKRHIVVCGHITYESVSHFLKDFLHEDREDVDVEVVFLHRKPPDLELEGLFKRHFTTVEFFQGTIMNPIDLQRVKVHEADACLVLANKYCQDPDAEDAANIMRVISIKNYSDDIRVIIQLMQYHNKAYLLNIPSWDWKQGDDVICLAELKLGFIAQSCLAPGFSTMMANLFAMRSFKTSQEMAIWTNDYMRGTGMEMYTETLSSTFIGMPFKQAAELCFTKLKLLLLAIEIKGEEGADSKISINPRSAKIHANTQGFFIAQSADEVKRAWYYCKACHEDIKDETLIKKCKCKNLTAHQRKVGADIDDHHPPPTFTPPELPKKVHVRGEIARERGEDTSLINRNHRSVAPTTLLSPSANQLVNTTTTRQVNKVKPNVNRAPPDTPTSRSSGGNQNSNGVSLPAGLADDQSKDFDFEKTEMKYDSTGMFHWSPARNLEDCILDRNQAAMTVLNGHVVVCLFADPDSPLIGLRNLVMPLRASNFHYHELKHVVIVGSVDYIRREWKMLQNLPKISVLNGSPLSRADLRAVNVNLCDMCCILSAKVPSNDDPTLADKEAILASLNIKAMTFDDTIGVLSAGVTNGSSAAPPPPGAPPAPVLLQRRGSVYGANVPMITELVNDSNVQFLDQDDDDDPDTELYLTQPFACGTAFAVSVLDSLMSTTYFNQNALTLIRSLITGGATPELELILAEGAGLRGGYSTPESLANRDRCRVGQISLYDGPLAQFGEAGKYGDLFVAALSTYGMLCIGLYRFRDTSSSCDASSKRYVITNPPDDFSLLPTDQVFVLMQFDPGVEYRSSRRAAAGAGKDDAS
- the LOC118281563 gene encoding calcium-activated potassium channel slowpoke isoform X39; protein product: MASSEEEATTASTDTYPEDDDCLSVRKWWCFLLSSIFTFLAGLLVVLLWRACAFVCCHKEPELAPNDPKQKEQKAARQGKQEFEGTFMTEAKDWAGELISGQTTTGRILVVLVFILSIASLIIYFIDASSEEVERCQKWSDNITQQIDLAFNIFFMVYFFIRFIAASDKLWFMLEMYSFVDYFTIPPSFVSIYLDRTWIGLRFLRALRLMTVPDILQYLNILKTSSSIRLAQLVSIFISVWLTAAGIIHLLENSGDPLEFENAQKLSYWTCVYFLIVTMSTVGYGDVFCHTVLGRTFLVFFLLVGLAMFASSIPEIIELVGSRSKYSGELKREHGKRHIVVCGHITYESVSHFLKDFLHEDREDVDVEVVFLHRKPPDLELEGLFKRHFTTVEFFQGTIMNPIDLQRVKVHEADACLVLANKYCQDPDAEDAANIMRVISIKNYSDDIRVIIQLMQYHNKAYLLNIPSWDWKQGDDVICLAELKLGFIAQSCLAPGFSTMMANLFAMRSFKTSPDTQAWQNDYLQGTGCEMYTETLSTSFTGMSFPQASELCFTKLKLLLLAIEIKGEEGADSKISINPRSAKIHANTQGFFIAQSADEVKRAWYYCKACHEDIKDETLIKKCKCKNYVGMMMMQTGMVKQSLNTYRACLDVATFRKGVRAVQMVGRANDHHPPPTFTPPELPKKVHVRGEIARERGEDTSLINRNHRSVAPTTLLSPSANQLVNTTTTRQVNKVKPNVNRAPPDTNPQDQDTNYQAYHLAYEVKKLMPTSRSSGGNQNSNGVSLPAGLADDQSKDFDFEKTEMKYDSTGMFHWSPARNLEDCILDRNQAAMTVLNGHVVVCLFADPDSPLIGLRNLVMPLRASNFHYHELKHVVIVGSVDYIRREWKMLQNLPKISVLNGSPLSRADLRAVNVNLCDMCCILSAKVPSNDDPTLADKEAILASLNIKAMTFDDTIGVLSAGVTNGSSAAPPPPGAPPAPVLLQRRGSVYGANVPMITELVNDSNVQFLDQDDDDDPDTELYLTQPFACGTAFAVSVLDSLMSTTYFNQNALTLIRSLITGGATPELELILAEGAGLRGGYSTPESLANRDRCRVGQISLYDGPLAQFGEAGKYGDLFVAALSTYGMLCIGLYRFRDTSSSCDASSKRYVITNPPDDFSLLPTDQVFVLMQFDPGVEYRSSRRAAAGAGKDDAS
- the LOC118281563 gene encoding calcium-activated potassium channel slowpoke isoform X24, with the protein product MASSEEEATTASTDTYPEDDDCLSVRKWWCFLLSSIFTFLAGLLVVLLWRACAFVCCHKEPELAPNDPKQKEQKAARQGKQEFEGTFMTEAKDWAGELISGQTTTGRILVVLVFILSIASLIIYFIDASSEEVERCQKWSDNITQQIDLAFNIFFMVYFFIRFIAASDKLWFMLEMYSFVDYFTIPPSFVSIYLDRTWIGLRFLRALRLMTVPDILQYLNILKTSSSIRLAQLVSIFISVWLTAAGIIHLLENSGDPLEFENAQKLSYWTCVYFLIVTMSTVGYGDVFCHTVLGRTFLVFFLLVGLAMFASSIPEIIELVGSRSKYSGELKREHGKRHIVVCGHITYESVSHFLKDFLHEDREDVDVEVVFLHRKPPDLELEGLFKRHFTTVEFFQGTIMNPIDLQRVKVHEADACLVLANKYCQDPDAEDAANIMRVISIKNYSDDIRVIIQLMQYHNKAYLLNIPSWDWKQGDDVICLAELKLGFIAQSCLAPGFSTMMANLFAMRSFKTSPDTQAWQNDYLQGTGCEMYTETLSTSFTGMSFPQASELCFTKLKLLLLAIEIKGEEGADSKISINPRSAKIHANTQGFFIAQSADEVKRAWYYCKACHEDIKDETLIKKCKCKNYVGMMMMQTGMVKQSLNTYRACLDDDHHPPPTFTPPELPKKVHVRGEIARERGEDTSLINRNHRSVAPTTLLSPSANQLVNTTTTRQVNKVKPNVNRAPPDTPTSRSSGGNQNSNGVSLPAGLADDQSKDFDFEKTEMKYDSTGMFHWSPARNLEDCILDRNQAAMTVLNGHVVVCLFADPDSPLIGLRNLVMPLRASNFHYHELKHVVIVGSVDYIRREWKMLQNLPKISVLNGSPLSRADLRAVNVNLCDMCCILSAKVPSNDDPTLADKEAILASLNIKAMTFDDTIGVLSAGVTNGSSAAPPPPGAPPAPVLLQRRGSVYGANVPMITELVNDSNVQFLDQDDDDDPDTELYLTQPFACGTAFAVSVLDSLMSTTYFNQNALTLIRSLITGGATPELELILAEGAGLRGGYSTPESLANRDRCRVGQISLYDGPLAQFGEAGKYGDLFVAALSTYGMLCIGLYRFRDTSSSCDASSKRYVITNPPDDFSLLPTDQVFVLMQFDPGVEYRSSRRAAAGAGKDDAS